A genomic window from Leptolyngbya sp. BL0902 includes:
- a CDS encoding DUF2887 domain-containing protein, producing MKTDKLYYQIFLAQPALLAELIPGLPADCQFEYVAPVVKESEFRLDGLLMPLTEDPSVPVIFIEAQMQADPRFYGRYFAETHLYLYQYQIERPWQGLLILRSPQQNLGCEVPYATLLHGQVQRLYLNDLREATDLPLSLALLRLIVLPNASLPNAAKQVLDQARGQGQTAFQSILDSLEAILINRFPNFTTQEILAMLDLTIADIRQTRFYQEVFAEGREEGREEGEHIGTQKGEAALLIRLLTRRLGALAEDQVAHIRALSLPQLEALLDVALDLADGDELTAWLMAHPVAEP from the coding sequence ATGAAAACGGATAAGCTCTACTACCAAATTTTTCTGGCTCAGCCTGCTCTTTTGGCAGAGTTGATCCCTGGGCTACCCGCCGACTGCCAGTTCGAGTATGTGGCCCCGGTGGTGAAGGAAAGTGAGTTTCGCCTCGACGGGCTGTTGATGCCGCTGACGGAGGATCCATCAGTGCCCGTCATTTTTATTGAGGCCCAAATGCAGGCCGACCCGCGCTTCTATGGCCGCTACTTTGCGGAAACCCACCTCTACCTGTACCAATACCAAATCGAACGTCCATGGCAGGGGCTGCTGATTCTGCGGTCGCCGCAACAAAACTTGGGCTGTGAAGTTCCCTACGCCACACTGCTCCATGGCCAAGTTCAGCGGCTGTACCTCAACGACCTACGGGAGGCCACAGATTTGCCCCTATCCCTGGCTCTCCTACGGTTGATTGTGCTGCCCAATGCGTCTTTACCCAATGCCGCCAAGCAGGTGCTCGACCAAGCCAGGGGCCAAGGGCAAACCGCCTTTCAATCCATCCTCGATAGCCTGGAAGCTATACTGATCAACAGGTTTCCCAACTTCACCACCCAGGAGATTCTGGCCATGCTGGATCTAACGATTGCGGATATTCGGCAAACCCGTTTCTACCAAGAAGTCTTTGCAGAAGGCCGTGAAGAAGGCCGTGAAGAAGGGGAACACATTGGTACCCAAAAGGGAGAAGCCGCGCTGCTGATTCGACTGCTGACCCGTCGTTTAGGGGCATTGGCCGAGGATCAGGTCGCCCATATTCGTGCCCTATCGCTGCCGCAGTTGGAGGCGTTGCTGGATGTGGCGCTGGATCTCGCAGATGGGGATGAGTTAACGGCGTGGTTGATGGCCCATCCGGTTGCTGAACCATAG
- a CDS encoding glycerol-3-phosphate dehydrogenase/oxidase, with product MRNFQAIATQPYDLIIIGGGINGAATARDAALRGLKTLLLEKGDFAGGTTSWSTRLVHGGLRYLEYFEFHLVRESLHEREVLLRNAPHLVKPVQMTIPIYRSGSRHYRVIQTGMVLYDVLSYDKSLPNHRMLSRQSTRQLFRAMDSDDLAGAAQYYDAQVEYAERLCWENILDAHKAGATVLNYAEVTDIQVQNQRIVGLTVRDGLSQNGLGQNVAQVQTHAKTVVINTSGPWVDAVCGLSESPLSQGRQIGGTKGSHLIVDRFPGAPESALYVEAKTDGRPFFIVPWLGQVLIGTTDERYNGPLDPIKADDAEVDYLIAETNRVLPAAHLTRNDVRFTYSGVRPLPYAEGKKAGSITRAHILHDHSREGAQNLISLIGGKLTTHRQVGEEFVDATFRKRGKPVPPCPTHRRPLPGALRLDDPQVLPLTERYRDRIAPPVLNHLLSLYGAQTPQVLALVDESPDLAQPIHPAYSDIQAQIVFAVQSEMAQTFIDILRRRTTLAMHHDYGFNALPTVAQVLRHHCNWDEERCDRNIQAYHRFMETNCIPDYALGREAALQEV from the coding sequence ATGCGAAACTTCCAGGCCATCGCCACCCAACCCTACGATCTCATCATCATTGGCGGCGGCATCAATGGAGCAGCCACAGCGCGAGATGCCGCCCTAAGAGGGCTTAAAACGCTCCTCCTTGAAAAGGGCGATTTTGCCGGAGGAACCACCAGTTGGTCTACCCGTTTAGTCCATGGGGGATTGCGCTATTTGGAATATTTTGAGTTCCATTTAGTGCGCGAATCCCTCCACGAACGGGAGGTTTTACTGCGTAACGCGCCCCACCTGGTCAAGCCTGTGCAGATGACGATTCCCATCTACCGCAGCGGCTCCCGTCACTACCGGGTGATTCAAACCGGGATGGTGCTCTATGACGTGCTGAGCTACGACAAATCCTTGCCCAACCATCGGATGCTGTCGCGCCAGAGCACTCGCCAACTCTTTCGGGCGATGGATAGCGACGACTTGGCTGGAGCCGCCCAATACTACGATGCCCAGGTGGAATACGCCGAGCGGCTGTGCTGGGAGAATATCCTAGACGCGCACAAGGCCGGGGCCACGGTGCTGAACTATGCCGAGGTGACGGATATTCAGGTGCAGAATCAGCGGATTGTGGGTCTGACGGTGCGGGATGGGCTAAGTCAGAATGGTCTTGGGCAAAACGTGGCCCAGGTGCAAACCCACGCTAAAACTGTGGTGATTAATACCTCCGGCCCCTGGGTGGATGCGGTCTGTGGCCTGAGCGAATCGCCCCTCAGCCAAGGGCGGCAAATTGGCGGCACCAAGGGCAGTCATCTGATTGTGGATCGCTTCCCCGGTGCGCCGGAGTCGGCCCTGTATGTGGAGGCCAAAACCGACGGGCGGCCCTTTTTCATTGTGCCCTGGCTGGGGCAAGTGCTGATAGGCACCACCGACGAACGCTACAACGGCCCCCTCGACCCGATCAAAGCCGACGATGCCGAGGTGGATTACCTAATCGCCGAAACCAACCGCGTTCTCCCGGCGGCTCACCTCACCCGCAACGATGTGCGATTCACCTATTCCGGCGTCCGCCCCCTGCCCTATGCCGAGGGCAAAAAAGCGGGCAGCATCACCCGCGCCCACATCCTGCACGACCACAGCCGCGAGGGTGCCCAAAACCTGATTTCCCTAATCGGCGGCAAACTCACCACCCATCGCCAGGTAGGGGAAGAATTTGTCGATGCCACCTTCCGCAAGCGGGGCAAACCCGTGCCCCCCTGCCCTACCCATCGCCGCCCCCTGCCCGGTGCCCTGAGATTGGATGATCCCCAGGTGCTTCCCCTCACCGAACGCTACCGAGATCGCATCGCGCCCCCCGTCCTCAACCACCTGCTGAGCCTGTACGGTGCCCAAACGCCCCAAGTGCTGGCCCTGGTGGATGAGTCTCCCGACCTCGCCCAACCTATCCATCCTGCCTATTCCGATATCCAGGCCCAGATTGTCTTTGCTGTCCAATCCGAAATGGCCCAGACTTTCATAGATATCCTGCGTCGCCGCACCACCCTGGCCATGCACCACGACTACGGATTCAACGCCCTGCCCACCGTCGCCCAAGTTCTGCGCCACCACTGCAACTGGGACGAGGAACGCTGTGATCGCAACATCCAGGCGTACCATCGATTTATGGAAACCAACTGCATTCCCGACTATGCCTTGGGACGGGAGGCGGCGCTACAAGAAGTTTAG
- a CDS encoding DUF362 domain-containing protein, producing the protein MPLSPAIASVQTAPTAEFIYPPPTSLQGARRIVVKPNLGYPVGPPVTVSMAVLGRVLEGLRRHNPQAEILIVEGVCSKVSFDAIMAKNGVHALLDEGMRLLDADQLDCVEYPNRSPNPVRFKTLWAPKLLQEVDGCISVSAFKRTQLKGEALISASLKNLYGLFPRAKYKARSPNSRGQLHRPSVPLVLQDVYGTLGHFFHGGVVDCTQKFVSRDWQPDRGDGIPIGQVIWGDNLLAVDKTASAMAGEETPSYVTALDPNLD; encoded by the coding sequence ATGCCCCTATCTCCTGCTATCGCTTCGGTACAGACTGCTCCCACGGCGGAGTTTATCTACCCACCGCCGACCTCGTTGCAAGGGGCGCGGCGGATTGTGGTGAAGCCCAACCTCGGCTATCCCGTGGGGCCTCCGGTGACGGTGAGTATGGCGGTGCTGGGTCGAGTGCTAGAAGGCTTACGGCGGCACAACCCCCAGGCGGAAATCCTGATCGTCGAAGGGGTATGCTCGAAGGTGTCCTTCGACGCCATCATGGCTAAAAATGGGGTTCATGCCCTGCTGGATGAGGGAATGCGCCTGCTGGATGCTGACCAGTTGGACTGTGTGGAATATCCCAACCGCTCCCCCAATCCCGTGCGGTTCAAGACCCTGTGGGCACCCAAGCTATTGCAAGAGGTGGATGGCTGCATTTCTGTCAGCGCCTTCAAACGCACCCAACTGAAGGGCGAGGCACTGATTTCAGCGTCCTTGAAAAACCTCTACGGCCTCTTCCCTAGGGCAAAATATAAAGCCCGCAGCCCCAACTCACGGGGGCAACTGCATCGGCCCTCGGTGCCCCTGGTGCTTCAGGATGTCTACGGTACCCTGGGCCACTTTTTCCACGGCGGCGTGGTAGACTGCACCCAAAAATTCGTCAGCCGCGACTGGCAACCCGACCGAGGCGACGGCATCCCCATCGGTCAGGTAATCTGGGGCGATAACCTACTGGCTGTAGACAAAACCGCCTCCGCGATGGCTGGAGAAGAAACGCCGAGCTACGTTACGGCCCTAGACCCTAACCTCGATTAA
- the purL gene encoding phosphoribosylformylglycinamidine synthase subunit PurL produces MTAYAAAPFSPEEIASEGIKPEEYDEIVERLGRHPNRAELGMFGVMWSEHCCYKNSRPLLKQFPTEGPRVLVGPGENAGIIDAGDGLRVAFKIESHNHPSAVEPFQGAATGVGGILRDIFTMGARPIAVLNSLRFGDLADSRTRRLCQGVVAGISHYGNCFGVPTVGGEVYFDAAYNGNPLVNAMAIGIMETPDIVKSGAAGLGNPVLYVGSTTGRDGMGGASFASAELTDESEADRPAVQVGDPFLEKSLVEACLEAFKTGAIVAAQDMGAAGITCSTSEMAAKGGVGIELDLDLIPVRETGMVPYEYLLSESQERMLFVVAAGREAEVIEVFERWGLHAVVAGTVIEDPIVRILFKGEVAAEIPALALAENTPIYHRDLLPEPPAYAQAAWDWSEASLPTATVSGLAKETGATAWTVILHQLLGQPTIASKQWVYRQYDHQVQNNTVQCPGQGDAAVIRLRPLESVPGYQPSEVVRGLAATVDCNARYVYLNPYEGAKAAVAEAARNLSCVGALPLAVTDNLNFGSPEKPIGYWQLAEACRGLADACREFETPVTGGNVSLYNETVDSEGNPQPIYPTPVVGMVGLIDNLNFTCGQGWQSAGDLIYLLGVTLETTATATANDRPLVTLGGSEYLMVVQGQATGHPPAIDMALEKRVQAACRHGIAQGWVRSAHDSAEGGLAVALAESCISSQLGAAVTVPLDANQTDLRWDRVLFGEGGARILVSVSPEHQAAWEAYLAETLTGHWQPLGTVQGDTLTLTTQDGKPLIADTVTQLADIWSHAIAERLAA; encoded by the coding sequence ATGACCGCCTACGCCGCCGCTCCCTTCAGCCCCGAAGAGATTGCCTCTGAGGGCATCAAGCCGGAAGAGTATGACGAGATTGTGGAGCGCCTGGGTCGCCATCCCAACCGGGCCGAGCTGGGTATGTTTGGGGTGATGTGGTCGGAGCACTGCTGCTATAAGAACTCGCGTCCGCTGCTGAAGCAGTTCCCCACCGAGGGGCCACGGGTGCTGGTGGGGCCAGGGGAAAATGCGGGCATCATCGACGCGGGGGATGGCCTGCGGGTGGCCTTCAAAATTGAGTCCCACAACCATCCGTCGGCGGTGGAGCCGTTTCAAGGCGCGGCGACGGGGGTGGGCGGCATTCTGCGCGACATTTTCACCATGGGGGCGCGGCCCATTGCGGTGCTGAATTCCCTGCGATTTGGCGATTTGGCCGATAGCCGTACTCGGCGGCTGTGCCAGGGCGTGGTGGCGGGCATTTCCCACTATGGCAACTGCTTTGGGGTGCCCACGGTGGGCGGCGAGGTCTATTTTGACGCGGCCTACAACGGCAATCCCCTGGTCAACGCCATGGCCATTGGCATCATGGAAACGCCGGATATTGTGAAATCTGGGGCGGCGGGGCTGGGGAATCCCGTCCTCTATGTCGGTTCCACCACCGGGCGTGATGGCATGGGCGGGGCCAGCTTTGCCAGTGCCGAACTCACCGACGAATCCGAGGCCGACCGTCCGGCGGTGCAGGTGGGCGATCCGTTTTTGGAAAAATCCTTGGTGGAAGCCTGTTTGGAAGCCTTCAAAACCGGGGCCATCGTGGCGGCGCAAGACATGGGCGCGGCGGGGATCACCTGTTCTACCTCAGAAATGGCGGCCAAGGGTGGCGTCGGCATCGAGCTAGACCTCGACCTCATTCCCGTGCGGGAAACGGGCATGGTGCCCTACGAGTATCTGCTGTCCGAATCCCAGGAGCGGATGCTGTTTGTGGTGGCGGCGGGTCGAGAAGCTGAAGTCATCGAAGTCTTTGAGCGCTGGGGTCTCCACGCCGTTGTGGCGGGTACGGTAATCGAAGATCCCATCGTGCGGATTCTATTTAAAGGTGAAGTCGCTGCCGAAATTCCGGCCCTGGCCCTGGCGGAAAATACCCCCATCTACCACCGCGACCTGCTGCCCGAACCTCCGGCCTATGCCCAAGCAGCCTGGGATTGGAGTGAAGCCAGCCTGCCCACAGCCACGGTATCGGGACTGGCTAAGGAGACGGGTGCAACCGCCTGGACGGTGATTCTGCACCAGCTTTTGGGTCAGCCTACTATTGCTTCTAAACAATGGGTCTACCGTCAGTACGACCACCAAGTGCAGAACAACACCGTGCAATGCCCCGGCCAGGGCGATGCGGCAGTGATTCGGCTGCGTCCGCTGGAATCGGTGCCCGGTTATCAACCCAGTGAGGTGGTGCGAGGGCTGGCCGCTACGGTGGACTGCAACGCCCGCTACGTCTACCTCAACCCCTACGAAGGGGCCAAAGCCGCCGTGGCCGAAGCCGCCCGTAACCTAAGCTGCGTCGGTGCCCTACCCCTAGCAGTGACGGACAACCTCAACTTTGGCAGTCCCGAAAAGCCCATCGGCTATTGGCAACTGGCCGAAGCCTGCCGGGGCTTGGCCGATGCCTGCCGCGAGTTTGAAACCCCCGTCACCGGGGGCAACGTGTCCCTGTACAACGAAACCGTAGACAGCGAGGGCAACCCCCAGCCCATCTATCCCACCCCCGTCGTCGGTATGGTGGGCCTGATTGACAACCTCAACTTCACCTGCGGCCAGGGCTGGCAATCGGCGGGGGATCTGATCTATCTGCTGGGTGTGACCCTCGAAACCACCGCAACGGCCACCGCCAACGACCGTCCCCTCGTTACCCTAGGCGGTTCGGAATATCTGATGGTGGTGCAGGGCCAAGCCACGGGCCACCCCCCCGCCATTGATATGGCCCTAGAAAAACGAGTGCAAGCCGCCTGTCGCCACGGCATCGCCCAGGGCTGGGTGCGCTCCGCCCATGATTCTGCTGAAGGTGGTCTAGCCGTTGCGCTAGCGGAATCCTGCATCAGCAGCCAACTGGGGGCAGCGGTAACGGTGCCTTTGGATGCGAATCAAACGGATCTGCGCTGGGATCGGGTGCTGTTTGGGGAAGGCGGTGCCCGGATTCTGGTATCCGTTTCGCCTGAGCACCAAGCCGCCTGGGAAGCCTACCTGGCTGAAACCTTGACAGGCCATTGGCAACCCCTCGGCACCGTCCAGGGCGATACCCTCACCCTCACCACCCAAGACGGCAAACCCCTGATCGCCGACACCGTCACCCAACTGGCGGACATCTGGAGCCACGCCATCGCCGAACGCCTAGCGGCCTAA
- a CDS encoding NAD(P)H-dependent glycerol-3-phosphate dehydrogenase encodes MTATLSIPQTTNDIFETYKHRQITLTILGSGAWGSALAHIANSNDHHVKMWSRRGNMSLTEAVDGAEVIISAISMKGVPDLVNQLKDLNIPETTILVTATKGLDPGTTLTPSRIFQNAFPNHAVAVLSGPNLSKEIEQGLPAATVIACENETAAEAVQHIFASENFRTYRSTDPLGAELGGTLKNVIAIAVGVCEGLNLGSNARSALITRALPEVMRIGTHLGGQPETFLGLSGLGDMLATCTSPLSRNYRVGYGLAQGKSLAQILDELGSTAEGVNTAKVLMTIAQRENVSAPISQQVYRLLQGDISAEEAVAALMERKLKAEDYQQVLNAE; translated from the coding sequence ATGACTGCCACCCTTTCCATTCCCCAAACGACTAACGACATTTTTGAAACCTATAAGCACCGCCAAATTACCCTTACTATTTTGGGGTCTGGAGCTTGGGGCAGCGCCCTAGCCCACATTGCCAACAGCAACGATCACCACGTCAAAATGTGGTCTCGGCGGGGGAATATGTCCCTAACAGAAGCCGTTGATGGGGCGGAAGTGATTATCTCTGCCATTTCGATGAAGGGTGTGCCAGATTTAGTCAATCAGTTGAAGGATCTCAACATTCCTGAAACCACCATCTTGGTAACGGCCACTAAAGGACTTGATCCCGGAACAACGCTGACCCCTTCCCGCATTTTTCAAAACGCTTTTCCCAACCATGCGGTTGCGGTTTTGTCTGGCCCTAATTTGTCTAAAGAAATTGAGCAGGGGCTTCCTGCCGCTACGGTAATCGCCTGCGAAAACGAAACCGCCGCCGAAGCTGTGCAGCATATTTTCGCCTCAGAAAACTTTCGTACCTATCGCAGCACCGACCCCCTAGGAGCCGAACTAGGGGGCACCCTGAAAAACGTGATTGCCATTGCGGTCGGCGTTTGTGAAGGGCTAAATCTCGGCTCTAATGCTCGCTCTGCTCTCATTACCCGCGCCCTGCCCGAAGTGATGCGTATTGGCACCCACCTCGGCGGACAGCCCGAAACCTTTCTTGGCCTCTCTGGTTTGGGGGATATGTTGGCCACCTGCACCAGCCCCCTCAGCCGCAACTATCGGGTGGGCTATGGTCTTGCCCAAGGCAAATCTTTGGCGCAGATTTTGGATGAACTGGGCAGCACCGCCGAAGGGGTAAATACCGCCAAAGTGCTGATGACCATTGCCCAGCGAGAAAACGTTTCGGCCCCCATTTCCCAACAAGTTTATCGCCTCCTCCAGGGCGACATTTCGGCTGAAGAAGCCGTTGCCGCTCTGATGGAACGCAAACTCAAAGCTGAGGACTATCAACAAGTCCTAAATGCTGAATGA
- a CDS encoding response regulator transcription factor, with protein sequence MKTILLVDDDSILLVALSRRLQAQNYQVFQSQTAQAALDLLATQTVDVVVSDIMMPGMDGLEFCKQLRATPVGQAVPFIFLSSLGEVNDRVKGHLIGADDYLPKPFHIKELIAKVQGAIDRSARMRGVFTQSALPPREAPVVLNPLPLTPAETKVFWEVVQGFTNKQIGDHLCLSPRTVQTHLSNMLTKLKLDNRSQLVRFAFEQGHRPPSGAE encoded by the coding sequence ATGAAGACAATTCTCCTTGTTGATGACGACTCAATTTTGCTGGTGGCCCTTTCTCGCCGCCTCCAAGCCCAGAACTATCAGGTGTTTCAGTCTCAGACGGCCCAGGCGGCGTTGGACTTATTGGCGACCCAGACCGTGGATGTGGTGGTGTCGGACATTATGATGCCGGGAATGGATGGGCTGGAATTTTGCAAGCAGTTGCGGGCCACTCCGGTAGGGCAAGCGGTACCGTTTATCTTTCTCTCTAGCCTGGGCGAGGTGAATGACCGCGTGAAGGGGCACCTGATAGGGGCCGATGACTACCTCCCCAAGCCGTTCCATATCAAAGAGCTCATCGCCAAGGTGCAGGGAGCCATTGATCGCTCGGCACGGATGCGGGGCGTGTTTACCCAGTCGGCCCTACCGCCCCGTGAAGCCCCTGTTGTGCTCAATCCACTGCCCCTCACCCCCGCCGAAACCAAGGTGTTTTGGGAGGTGGTGCAGGGCTTTACCAACAAACAAATTGGCGACCACCTCTGCCTTAGCCCCCGCACCGTACAAACCCACCTCAGCAATATGTTGACCAAATTAAAATTAGACAACCGTTCTCAACTGGTGCGCTTTGCCTTTGAGCAAGGCCATCGGCCACCCTCCGGCGCGGAATAG
- a CDS encoding DUF4041 domain-containing protein, which translates to MSFLLLLLTLGATTVAAILYQKLQSLQNERRIEQQKAKESIDQLQAFKQKYGDIISKAQAAQKLDNQITITRDRLKEIQQQANLKEQDINHRIGILTQKLEELEEKDFIEEFGFYESKYDFGSASEYKARLDDIRSQQKICLKNKNAAICNTEWTVSGSKKQGQKMVEGFLRLVLRAFNGECDAAIGKVKYNNVQTMENRISKAYETLNKLSETTHCEITDYYLQLKLDELHLVHEYQEKKQQEQEEQRLIRDQMREEEKAAKELEKARIEAEKEEKCYQEALEKARREAENISGAAQDKLLAKIQELQKRVDEAETNRQRAISQAQLTKSGYVYIISNIGSFGDNVYKIGMTRRLNPEDRISELSNASVPFPFDIHAMISCSNAPELESKLHKLFDNRRINSVNSRKEFFKVSLDEIVAAVQEIDKESSVCTSEVRITKVAEAAEYRKSLAKLRANE; encoded by the coding sequence ATGTCTTTCCTACTACTTCTGCTAACGCTAGGGGCAACCACCGTAGCTGCTATTCTCTATCAAAAGCTTCAATCCCTTCAAAATGAAAGACGTATTGAACAACAAAAAGCGAAAGAATCTATTGATCAGCTCCAAGCTTTCAAACAAAAATATGGTGATATCATATCAAAGGCCCAAGCCGCACAGAAGCTAGACAATCAGATTACAATTACTAGAGATCGACTAAAAGAAATACAACAGCAGGCTAATCTCAAAGAACAAGATATTAATCATAGGATTGGTATCTTAACCCAAAAACTAGAAGAACTCGAAGAGAAAGACTTTATTGAAGAATTTGGCTTCTATGAATCGAAATACGATTTCGGGAGCGCCTCAGAGTACAAAGCAAGACTGGATGATATACGGAGTCAACAAAAGATTTGCTTAAAGAACAAAAACGCTGCTATTTGCAACACAGAATGGACGGTTTCTGGAAGCAAGAAGCAAGGCCAAAAGATGGTCGAGGGCTTCTTGCGGTTAGTGTTACGAGCTTTTAATGGCGAATGTGATGCAGCTATAGGGAAGGTCAAGTATAACAATGTTCAGACAATGGAGAATCGTATCTCCAAAGCCTATGAAACGTTGAACAAACTTTCTGAGACTACTCACTGTGAAATCACAGATTACTACCTACAGTTAAAACTAGACGAGCTTCACCTAGTTCATGAATATCAGGAGAAAAAACAGCAAGAGCAAGAAGAACAAAGATTAATTCGAGATCAGATGCGCGAAGAGGAGAAAGCCGCAAAAGAACTTGAAAAAGCAAGGATAGAAGCAGAAAAAGAAGAGAAGTGCTATCAAGAAGCTTTAGAAAAAGCCCGTAGAGAAGCTGAAAATATAAGCGGTGCTGCCCAAGACAAACTACTGGCAAAAATCCAAGAGTTGCAAAAGAGAGTTGATGAGGCCGAGACTAATCGGCAACGCGCCATTTCTCAAGCTCAGCTTACAAAAAGTGGATATGTCTACATTATTTCAAATATTGGCTCCTTCGGAGATAACGTCTATAAGATTGGCATGACAAGAAGGCTTAATCCAGAAGATAGAATTTCTGAACTCAGTAACGCTTCTGTTCCGTTTCCCTTTGATATACACGCCATGATTTCGTGTAGCAATGCTCCAGAGCTTGAGTCAAAGCTACACAAATTATTTGATAATAGGCGCATTAATAGCGTTAACTCTCGAAAAGAATTTTTCAAGGTATCGCTAGATGAAATCGTTGCTGCTGTTCAAGAAATTGATAAAGAATCTTCGGTATGCACATCAGAAGTTCGTATTACTAAAGTTGCCGAAGCAGCGGAATATCGTAAGTCGTTGGCAAAGCTTAGAGCAAATGAGTAA
- a CDS encoding NADP-dependent isocitrate dehydrogenase: MYERLTPPTVGERITFKDGEPVVPDNPIIPYIRGDGTGVDIWPAAQRVFDAAVAVAYGGQKKIEWFKIYAGDEACEQYGTYQYLPEDTLKAIQEYGVAIKGPLTTPVGGGIRSLNVALRQINDLYACVRPCKYYAGTPSPHRSPEKLDVIIYRENTEDIYLGIEWKQGDPTCDRLIKLLNEDLIPGTPEHGKKQIPLDSGIGIKPISKTGSQRLVRRAMKHALRLPKDKQQVTLVHKGNIMKYTEGAFRDWGYELATTEFRAECVTERESWVLGNKEANPDLSIEDNARQIEPGYDALTPEKKAAICAEVEGILAAIWDSHGNGQWKDKVMVNDRIADSIFQQIQTRPDEYSILATMNLNGDYLSDAAAAIVGGLGMGPGANIGDTCAIFEATHGTAPKHAGLDRINPGSVILSGVMMLEYMGWQEAADLIKKGMGAAIASREVTYDLARMMEPPVNPPLKCSEFAEAIINHFGD, encoded by the coding sequence ATGTACGAACGGCTTACCCCCCCCACCGTGGGCGAACGCATCACCTTCAAAGACGGCGAACCCGTCGTGCCAGACAACCCGATCATTCCCTACATTCGCGGCGACGGTACGGGGGTAGACATTTGGCCAGCGGCCCAGCGGGTGTTTGATGCGGCGGTGGCGGTGGCCTACGGTGGTCAGAAAAAAATCGAGTGGTTCAAAATCTACGCGGGCGACGAAGCCTGCGAACAGTACGGCACCTACCAATACCTACCGGAAGACACCCTCAAGGCGATTCAGGAATACGGGGTCGCCATCAAAGGCCCGTTGACTACTCCCGTCGGCGGCGGCATTCGCTCGCTGAACGTGGCGCTGCGGCAAATCAACGACCTCTACGCCTGTGTGCGCCCTTGCAAATACTACGCGGGCACCCCTTCCCCCCACCGCAGCCCCGAAAAGCTGGATGTGATCATCTATCGGGAAAACACCGAAGACATCTACCTCGGCATTGAGTGGAAGCAGGGCGATCCGACTTGCGACCGCCTGATCAAACTCCTCAACGAAGACCTGATCCCCGGCACCCCGGAGCACGGCAAAAAGCAAATCCCCCTAGATTCCGGTATTGGCATTAAGCCCATCAGCAAAACCGGGAGCCAGCGCCTCGTCCGCCGCGCCATGAAACACGCCCTGCGCCTGCCCAAGGACAAACAGCAAGTCACCCTGGTACACAAGGGCAACATCATGAAGTACACCGAAGGAGCCTTTCGCGACTGGGGCTACGAACTGGCCACCACCGAGTTTCGGGCCGAGTGCGTCACCGAGCGGGAATCCTGGGTGCTGGGCAACAAAGAAGCCAACCCCGATCTGTCCATCGAAGACAACGCCCGCCAGATTGAACCGGGCTACGATGCCCTCACTCCCGAAAAGAAAGCGGCCATCTGCGCCGAAGTAGAAGGCATCCTCGCCGCCATTTGGGACAGCCACGGCAACGGCCAATGGAAAGACAAGGTGATGGTCAACGACCGCATCGCCGACAGCATCTTCCAGCAAATCCAAACCCGCCCCGACGAATACTCCATCCTCGCCACCATGAACCTAAATGGCGACTACCTCTCGGATGCGGCGGCGGCCATCGTCGGCGGCTTGGGCATGGGGCCAGGGGCCAACATCGGCGACACCTGCGCCATCTTTGAAGCCACCCACGGCACGGCCCCCAAACACGCCGGACTCGACCGGATCAACCCCGGTTCCGTCATTCTCTCTGGGGTGATGATGCTGGAATATATGGGCTGGCAAGAGGCCGCAGACCTGATCAAAAAAGGGATGGGAGCCGCCATCGCCTCCCGCGAAGTTACCTACGACCTCGCCCGCATGATGGAACCCCCGGTGAACCCACCCCTGAAGTGTTCGGAGTTTGCCGAAGCCATCATCAACCACTTTGGTGATTAG